In the genome of Populus trichocarpa isolate Nisqually-1 chromosome 6, P.trichocarpa_v4.1, whole genome shotgun sequence, one region contains:
- the LOC18100706 gene encoding sister chromatid cohesion protein PDS5 homolog C isoform X3, translated as MASNSSDKELEQQLLEAGNKLLNPPPSVDELLSLLDQVENCLSKVEQSPVKSMQNALSPSQNALVTDQLFRHSNIDVKVAVASCISEITRITAPDAPYDDDRMKEVFQLIVSSFENLDDKSSQSYVKRASILETVAKVRSCVVMLDLECDALIIEMFQHFFKAIRDHHPEDVFSSMETIMSLVLEESEDISVELLSLLLASVKKGDEEVLPVARRLGEEVLESCAAKVKPYLIQTVKSLGVSLDDYSDIVGSICQEISGSVEQNDVHAGDENKVEESKPVGPSSDAAASQVNEEETTEVATPEQAEPANDKCPKSAVSNGVAQMEEDDSLADSDSMKKQEDDNKTDQLKSIDLPSTAEPDFSNAERVVVNTESEAEQTSKKSEKSPTKLAEPSESSRVDSEKKAEELPGNKIHSEDVPGSPHKDQPVEEAISSENVKETGSQPPSPKALEGDSVPVASPSVSENLPDESFSKKGGRAKKKESLNKHSAPSSDDVPNKLSDGTSGSEAKLHKCSGKEAPAGTSSEDKTPMRTDASKKESDTTGEPEAKPLKQSSKKVDTLKESDTTNEPEAKARKQSSKKAGTLKESDTTNEPEAKARKQSSKKVDASKKESDTSGEPEAKLPKQSSKKMDASKKESNTTDESEAKLLKQSSKKVDGSSNNNNDGSTLKQFEDKKRQSHGKAVSEKHVTKSLMKDDDKEKTHSTKSAAKSAKEEHHLEETPVTSTKRKRAAGDEKAPDIKEFDENVVGSKVKVWWPKDRQFYEGKIVSFDSIKKKHKVLYTDGDEEILILKRQKFELIGDDSESDKEEAADHSSPETSSETRPLKKRMKTNSDKSTKQGKGDDSSKRGSGASSSKSKSAAAKSGGKSKEVSKTGGKSVDDSKVKKSDDHGKNKDHTPKSGSKSDVASETASKSKNDDLVTSKASKSKEDETSTPKPSKSKQETPKTGKSRHDPPKVSSSNTKGKASKSGGKSNVNGAGKLKSSSSKVKEIDDEETSTDSDKVQQTAKVKMGSSSKGQGSEAAKSGKKRRRT; from the exons ATGGCGTCGAATAGTAGTGATAAAGAGCTTGAACAACAGTTACTGGAAGCTGGAAACAAGCTTCTTAACCCTCCTCCTTCTGTTGATGAGTTGCTCTCTCTTCTTGAC CAAGTTGAGAATTGTTTGTCAAAGGTGGAGCAGTCGCCTGTAAAATCAATGCAAAATGCACTTTCTCCTTCACAGAATGCTCTTGTCACCGATCAATTGTTCAGGCATTCTAACATTGACGTGAAAGTTGCTGTTGCCTCATGCATTAGTGAGATAACAAGAATAACCGCGCCAGATGCACCTTATGATGATGATCGAATGAAG GAGGTATTTCAGCTGATTGTATCATCGTTTGAAAACCTAGATGACAAATCTAGCCAGTCATATGTCAAGAGGGCCTCAATTCTTGAAACTGTTGCGAAGGTTAGGTCATGTGTGGTGATGCTGGATCTTGAATGTGATGCACTGATAATTGAGATGTTCCAGCACTTCTTTAAGGCTATAAG ggATCATCACCCAGAAGATGTCTTTTCATCAATGGAGACCATCATGTCCCTTGTCTTAGAAGAAAGTGAAGATATTTCTGTGGAATTACTGTCACTTCTACTAGCTAGTGTGAAAAAGGGGGATGAG GAAGTTCTACCTGTTGCTCGGAGGTTGGGTGAGGAAGTACTTGAAAGCTGTGCTGCGAAGGTTAAACCTTACCTTATACAGACTGTGAAGTCTTTGGGCGTATCTTTAGATGACTACAGTGACATTGTTGGTTCAATATGCCAAGAAATATCTGGTTCTGTTGAGCAGAATGATGTCCATGCTGGTGATGAAAATAAG GTTGAAGAGAGCAAGCCAGTTGGGCCATCATCCGATGCTGCTGCTTCTCAG GTCAATGAAGAGGAAACAACAGAAGTGGCAACTCCTGAACAAGCTGAACCTGCAAATGACAAATGTCCAAAGTCAGCTGTGAGCAATGGTGTCGCACAGATGGAGGAAGATGACTCCTTAGCAGATTCAGATTCCATGAAGAAGCAGGAGGATGATAACAAAACTGATCAGTTGAAAAGCATTGATTTGCCAAGTACTGCTGAACCTGATTTTTCAAATGCTGAAAGGGTAGTAGTAAATACAGAAAGTGAGGCAGAACAGACAAGCAAGAAGAGTGAGAAGTCTCCAACAAAATTGGCCGAGCCTTCAGAGAGTTCTCGTGTTGACTCTGAGAAGAAAGCTGAGGAACTCCCTGGCAATAAAATTCACAGCGAGGATGTTCCTGGTTCTCCTCATAAAGATCAACCTGTTGAGGAAGCAATATCTTCTGAGAATGTAAAAGAAACTGGCAGTCAGCCTCCCTCACCTAAGGCATTAGAGGGTGATTCTGTACCTGTTGCTTCCCCATCTGTTAGTGAAAACCTTCCTGATGAAAGTTTTTCCAAAAAGGGTGGACgagcaaagaaaaaagagagcttGAACAAACATTCTGCACCATCTTCTGATGATGTACCAAACAAGTTATCTGATGGAACAAGTGGTTCAGAAGCAAAACTGCATAAATGCTCTGGAAAAGAGGCACCTGCTGGGACTTCAAGTGAGGATAAGACACCAATGAGGACAGATGCATCCAAGAAGGAAAGTGACACCACTGGTGAGCCAGAAGCAAAACCACTGAAGCAGTCATCTAAAAAGGTGGACACATTGAAGGAAAGCGACACCACTAATGAACCAGAGGCAAAAGCAAGGAAGCAGTCATCTAAAAAG GCGGGCACATTGAAGGAAAGCGACACCACTAATGAACCAGAGGCAAAAGCAAGGAAGCAGTCATCTAAAAAGGTGGATGCATCCAAGAAGGAAAGTGACACCAGTGGTGAACCAGAGGCTAAACTGCCGAAGCAATCATCTAAAAAGATGGACGCATCCAAGAAAGAAAGCAACACCACTGATGAATCGGAGGCAAAATTGCTGAAGCAGTCGTCTAAAAAAGTGGATggaagcagcaacaacaacaatgatggATCAACTTTAAAGCAATTCGAGGATAAGAAACGGCAGAGTCATGGAAAAGCAGTTTCTGAAAAGCATGTAACCAAAAGTTTAATGAAAGATGATGACAAA GAAAAGACCCATTCAACCAAGTCAGCTGCAAAATCAGCAAAAGAGGAACATCACTTAGAGGAGACCCCTGTGACTAGCACCAAGAGGAAGCGTGCTGCTGGTGATGAAAAA GCACCTGATATTAAAGAATTTGATGAAAATGTGGTTGGTTCAAAGGTTAAAGTATGGTGGCCAAAAGATCGCCA ATTTTATGAAGGTAAAATTGTATCTTTCGACTCGATTAAGAAGAAGCATAAG GTCTTATATACTGATGGCGATGAAGAAATTTTAATTCTCAAAAGGCAAAAATTTGAGTTGATTGGTGATGACTCTGAGTCAGACAAG GAAGAAGCAGCAGATCACTCAAGTCCTGAGACCTCTTCTGAAAC CAGGCCCCTGAAGAagagaatgaaaacaaattctGACAAGTCAACTAAGCAAGGAAAGGGGGATGATTCCTCAAAAAG ggGTAGTGGAGCTTCCTCCAGCAAATCCAAAAGTGCTGCAGCAAAATCTGGAGGAAAGTCAAAGGAAGTCAGTAAAACTGGTGGGAAATCCGTGGACGACTCTAAAGTTAAGAAATCAGATGATCATGGCAAAAACAAGGATCATACCCCTAAAAGTGGAAGTAAATCTGATGTTGCTTCCGAAACTGCCAGCAAATCCAAAAATGATGACTTGGTGACATCCAAGGCTAGCAAGTCCAAAGAAGATGAGACAAGCACGCCCAAACCCTCCAAGTCCAAGCAAGAAACCCCGAAGACTGGCAAGTCCAGGCATGATCCCCCAAAGGTTTCCTCCTCTAATACCAAAGGTAAAGCCTCAAAAAGTGGTGGCAAATCTAATGTCAACGGCGCTGGTAAGTTGAAATCAAGCTCATCAAAGGTGAAagaaattgatgatgaagagaCCTCAACAGATTCAGACAAAGTGCAGCAAACTGCAAAGGTGAAGATGGGAAGTTCATCCAAAGGACAGGGGAGTGAGGCGGCGAAGAGTGGAAAAAAGCGGCGAAGAACTTGA
- the LOC18100706 gene encoding sister chromatid cohesion protein PDS5 homolog C isoform X5 has translation MASNSSDKELEQQLLEAGNKLLNPPPSVDELLSLLDQVENCLSKVEQSPVKSMQNALSPSQNALVTDQLFRHSNIDVKVAVASCISEITRITAPDAPYDDDRMKEVFQLIVSSFENLDDKSSQSYVKRASILETVAKVRSCVVMLDLECDALIIEMFQHFFKAIRDHHPEDVFSSMETIMSLVLEESEDISVELLSLLLASVKKGDEEVLPVARRLGEEVLESCAAKVKPYLIQTVKSLGVSLDDYSDIVGSICQEISGSVEQNDVHAGDENKVEESKPVGPSSDAAASQVNEEETTEVATPEQAEPANDKCPKSAVSNGVAQMEEDDSLADSDSMKKQEDDNKTDQLKSIDLPSTAEPDFSNAERVVVNTESEAEQTSKKSEKSPTKLAEPSESSRVDSEKKAEELPGNKIHSEDVPGSPHKDQPVEEAISSENVKETGSQPPSPKALEGDSVPVASPSVSENLPDESFSKKGGRAKKKESLNKHSAPSSDDVPNKLSDGTSGSEAKLHKCSGKEAPAGTSSEDKTPMRTDASKKESDTTGEPEAKPLKQSSKKAGTLKESDTTNEPEAKARKQSSKKVDASKKESDTSGEPEAKLPKQSSKKMDASKKESNTTDESEAKLLKQSSKKVDGSSNNNNDGSTLKQFEDKKRQSHGKAVSEKHVTKSLMKDDDKEKTHSTKSAAKSAKEEHHLEETPVTSTKRKRAAGDEKAPDIKEFDENVVGSKVKVWWPKDRQFYEGKIVSFDSIKKKHKVLYTDGDEEILILKRQKFELIGDDSESDKEEAADHSSPETSSETRPLKKRMKTNSDKSTKQGKGDDSSKRGSGASSSKSKSAAAKSGGKSKEVSKTGGKSVDDSKVKKSDDHGKNKDHTPKSGSKSDVASETASKSKNDDLVTSKASKSKEDETSTPKPSKSKQETPKTGKSRHDPPKVSSSNTKGKASKSGGKSNVNGAGKLKSSSSKVKEIDDEETSTDSDKVQQTAKVKMGSSSKGQGSEAAKSGKKRRRT, from the exons ATGGCGTCGAATAGTAGTGATAAAGAGCTTGAACAACAGTTACTGGAAGCTGGAAACAAGCTTCTTAACCCTCCTCCTTCTGTTGATGAGTTGCTCTCTCTTCTTGAC CAAGTTGAGAATTGTTTGTCAAAGGTGGAGCAGTCGCCTGTAAAATCAATGCAAAATGCACTTTCTCCTTCACAGAATGCTCTTGTCACCGATCAATTGTTCAGGCATTCTAACATTGACGTGAAAGTTGCTGTTGCCTCATGCATTAGTGAGATAACAAGAATAACCGCGCCAGATGCACCTTATGATGATGATCGAATGAAG GAGGTATTTCAGCTGATTGTATCATCGTTTGAAAACCTAGATGACAAATCTAGCCAGTCATATGTCAAGAGGGCCTCAATTCTTGAAACTGTTGCGAAGGTTAGGTCATGTGTGGTGATGCTGGATCTTGAATGTGATGCACTGATAATTGAGATGTTCCAGCACTTCTTTAAGGCTATAAG ggATCATCACCCAGAAGATGTCTTTTCATCAATGGAGACCATCATGTCCCTTGTCTTAGAAGAAAGTGAAGATATTTCTGTGGAATTACTGTCACTTCTACTAGCTAGTGTGAAAAAGGGGGATGAG GAAGTTCTACCTGTTGCTCGGAGGTTGGGTGAGGAAGTACTTGAAAGCTGTGCTGCGAAGGTTAAACCTTACCTTATACAGACTGTGAAGTCTTTGGGCGTATCTTTAGATGACTACAGTGACATTGTTGGTTCAATATGCCAAGAAATATCTGGTTCTGTTGAGCAGAATGATGTCCATGCTGGTGATGAAAATAAG GTTGAAGAGAGCAAGCCAGTTGGGCCATCATCCGATGCTGCTGCTTCTCAG GTCAATGAAGAGGAAACAACAGAAGTGGCAACTCCTGAACAAGCTGAACCTGCAAATGACAAATGTCCAAAGTCAGCTGTGAGCAATGGTGTCGCACAGATGGAGGAAGATGACTCCTTAGCAGATTCAGATTCCATGAAGAAGCAGGAGGATGATAACAAAACTGATCAGTTGAAAAGCATTGATTTGCCAAGTACTGCTGAACCTGATTTTTCAAATGCTGAAAGGGTAGTAGTAAATACAGAAAGTGAGGCAGAACAGACAAGCAAGAAGAGTGAGAAGTCTCCAACAAAATTGGCCGAGCCTTCAGAGAGTTCTCGTGTTGACTCTGAGAAGAAAGCTGAGGAACTCCCTGGCAATAAAATTCACAGCGAGGATGTTCCTGGTTCTCCTCATAAAGATCAACCTGTTGAGGAAGCAATATCTTCTGAGAATGTAAAAGAAACTGGCAGTCAGCCTCCCTCACCTAAGGCATTAGAGGGTGATTCTGTACCTGTTGCTTCCCCATCTGTTAGTGAAAACCTTCCTGATGAAAGTTTTTCCAAAAAGGGTGGACgagcaaagaaaaaagagagcttGAACAAACATTCTGCACCATCTTCTGATGATGTACCAAACAAGTTATCTGATGGAACAAGTGGTTCAGAAGCAAAACTGCATAAATGCTCTGGAAAAGAGGCACCTGCTGGGACTTCAAGTGAGGATAAGACACCAATGAGGACAGATGCATCCAAGAAGGAAAGTGACACCACTGGTGAGCCAGAAGCAAAACCACTGAAGCAGTCATCTAAAAAG GCGGGCACATTGAAGGAAAGCGACACCACTAATGAACCAGAGGCAAAAGCAAGGAAGCAGTCATCTAAAAAGGTGGATGCATCCAAGAAGGAAAGTGACACCAGTGGTGAACCAGAGGCTAAACTGCCGAAGCAATCATCTAAAAAGATGGACGCATCCAAGAAAGAAAGCAACACCACTGATGAATCGGAGGCAAAATTGCTGAAGCAGTCGTCTAAAAAAGTGGATggaagcagcaacaacaacaatgatggATCAACTTTAAAGCAATTCGAGGATAAGAAACGGCAGAGTCATGGAAAAGCAGTTTCTGAAAAGCATGTAACCAAAAGTTTAATGAAAGATGATGACAAA GAAAAGACCCATTCAACCAAGTCAGCTGCAAAATCAGCAAAAGAGGAACATCACTTAGAGGAGACCCCTGTGACTAGCACCAAGAGGAAGCGTGCTGCTGGTGATGAAAAA GCACCTGATATTAAAGAATTTGATGAAAATGTGGTTGGTTCAAAGGTTAAAGTATGGTGGCCAAAAGATCGCCA ATTTTATGAAGGTAAAATTGTATCTTTCGACTCGATTAAGAAGAAGCATAAG GTCTTATATACTGATGGCGATGAAGAAATTTTAATTCTCAAAAGGCAAAAATTTGAGTTGATTGGTGATGACTCTGAGTCAGACAAG GAAGAAGCAGCAGATCACTCAAGTCCTGAGACCTCTTCTGAAAC CAGGCCCCTGAAGAagagaatgaaaacaaattctGACAAGTCAACTAAGCAAGGAAAGGGGGATGATTCCTCAAAAAG ggGTAGTGGAGCTTCCTCCAGCAAATCCAAAAGTGCTGCAGCAAAATCTGGAGGAAAGTCAAAGGAAGTCAGTAAAACTGGTGGGAAATCCGTGGACGACTCTAAAGTTAAGAAATCAGATGATCATGGCAAAAACAAGGATCATACCCCTAAAAGTGGAAGTAAATCTGATGTTGCTTCCGAAACTGCCAGCAAATCCAAAAATGATGACTTGGTGACATCCAAGGCTAGCAAGTCCAAAGAAGATGAGACAAGCACGCCCAAACCCTCCAAGTCCAAGCAAGAAACCCCGAAGACTGGCAAGTCCAGGCATGATCCCCCAAAGGTTTCCTCCTCTAATACCAAAGGTAAAGCCTCAAAAAGTGGTGGCAAATCTAATGTCAACGGCGCTGGTAAGTTGAAATCAAGCTCATCAAAGGTGAAagaaattgatgatgaagagaCCTCAACAGATTCAGACAAAGTGCAGCAAACTGCAAAGGTGAAGATGGGAAGTTCATCCAAAGGACAGGGGAGTGAGGCGGCGAAGAGTGGAAAAAAGCGGCGAAGAACTTGA
- the LOC18100706 gene encoding sister chromatid cohesion protein PDS5 homolog C isoform X4, whose protein sequence is MASNSSDKELEQQLLEAGNKLLNPPPSVDELLSLLDQVENCLSKVEQSPVKSMQNALSPSQNALVTDQLFRHSNIDVKVAVASCISEITRITAPDAPYDDDRMKEVFQLIVSSFENLDDKSSQSYVKRASILETVAKVRSCVVMLDLECDALIIEMFQHFFKAIRDHHPEDVFSSMETIMSLVLEESEDISVELLSLLLASVKKGDEEVLPVARRLGEEVLESCAAKVKPYLIQTVKSLGVSLDDYSDIVGSICQEISGSVEQNDVHAGDENKVEESKPVGPSSDAAASQVNEEETTEVATPEQAEPANDKCPKSAVSNGVAQMEEDDSLADSDSMKKQEDDNKTDQLKSIDLPSTAEPDFSNAERVVVNTESEAEQTSKKSEKSPTKLAEPSESSRVDSEKKAEELPGNKIHSEDVPGSPHKDQPVEEAISSENVKETGSQPPSPKALEGDSVPVASPSVSENLPDESFSKKGGRAKKKESLNKHSAPSSDDVPNKLSDGTSGSEAKLHKCSGKEAPAGTSSEDKTPMRTDASKKESDTTGEPEAKPLKQSSKKVDTLKESDTTNEPEAKARKQSSKKVDASKKESDTSGEPEAKLPKQSSKKMDASKKESNTTDESEAKLLKQSSKKVDGSSNNNNDGSTLKQFEDKKRQSHGKAVSEKHVTKSLMKDDDKEKTHSTKSAAKSAKEEHHLEETPVTSTKRKRAAGDEKAPDIKEFDENVVGSKVKVWWPKDRQFYEGKIVSFDSIKKKHKVLYTDGDEEILILKRQKFELIGDDSESDKEEAADHSSPETSSETRPLKKRMKTNSDKSTKQGKGDDSSKRGSGASSSKSKSAAAKSGGKSKEVSKTGGKSVDDSKVKKSDDHGKNKDHTPKSGSKSDVASETASKSKNDDLVTSKASKSKEDETSTPKPSKSKQETPKTGKSRHDPPKVSSSNTKGKASKSGGKSNVNGAGKLKSSSSKVKEIDDEETSTDSDKVQQTAKVKMGSSSKGQGSEAAKSGKKRRRT, encoded by the exons ATGGCGTCGAATAGTAGTGATAAAGAGCTTGAACAACAGTTACTGGAAGCTGGAAACAAGCTTCTTAACCCTCCTCCTTCTGTTGATGAGTTGCTCTCTCTTCTTGAC CAAGTTGAGAATTGTTTGTCAAAGGTGGAGCAGTCGCCTGTAAAATCAATGCAAAATGCACTTTCTCCTTCACAGAATGCTCTTGTCACCGATCAATTGTTCAGGCATTCTAACATTGACGTGAAAGTTGCTGTTGCCTCATGCATTAGTGAGATAACAAGAATAACCGCGCCAGATGCACCTTATGATGATGATCGAATGAAG GAGGTATTTCAGCTGATTGTATCATCGTTTGAAAACCTAGATGACAAATCTAGCCAGTCATATGTCAAGAGGGCCTCAATTCTTGAAACTGTTGCGAAGGTTAGGTCATGTGTGGTGATGCTGGATCTTGAATGTGATGCACTGATAATTGAGATGTTCCAGCACTTCTTTAAGGCTATAAG ggATCATCACCCAGAAGATGTCTTTTCATCAATGGAGACCATCATGTCCCTTGTCTTAGAAGAAAGTGAAGATATTTCTGTGGAATTACTGTCACTTCTACTAGCTAGTGTGAAAAAGGGGGATGAG GAAGTTCTACCTGTTGCTCGGAGGTTGGGTGAGGAAGTACTTGAAAGCTGTGCTGCGAAGGTTAAACCTTACCTTATACAGACTGTGAAGTCTTTGGGCGTATCTTTAGATGACTACAGTGACATTGTTGGTTCAATATGCCAAGAAATATCTGGTTCTGTTGAGCAGAATGATGTCCATGCTGGTGATGAAAATAAG GTTGAAGAGAGCAAGCCAGTTGGGCCATCATCCGATGCTGCTGCTTCTCAG GTCAATGAAGAGGAAACAACAGAAGTGGCAACTCCTGAACAAGCTGAACCTGCAAATGACAAATGTCCAAAGTCAGCTGTGAGCAATGGTGTCGCACAGATGGAGGAAGATGACTCCTTAGCAGATTCAGATTCCATGAAGAAGCAGGAGGATGATAACAAAACTGATCAGTTGAAAAGCATTGATTTGCCAAGTACTGCTGAACCTGATTTTTCAAATGCTGAAAGGGTAGTAGTAAATACAGAAAGTGAGGCAGAACAGACAAGCAAGAAGAGTGAGAAGTCTCCAACAAAATTGGCCGAGCCTTCAGAGAGTTCTCGTGTTGACTCTGAGAAGAAAGCTGAGGAACTCCCTGGCAATAAAATTCACAGCGAGGATGTTCCTGGTTCTCCTCATAAAGATCAACCTGTTGAGGAAGCAATATCTTCTGAGAATGTAAAAGAAACTGGCAGTCAGCCTCCCTCACCTAAGGCATTAGAGGGTGATTCTGTACCTGTTGCTTCCCCATCTGTTAGTGAAAACCTTCCTGATGAAAGTTTTTCCAAAAAGGGTGGACgagcaaagaaaaaagagagcttGAACAAACATTCTGCACCATCTTCTGATGATGTACCAAACAAGTTATCTGATGGAACAAGTGGTTCAGAAGCAAAACTGCATAAATGCTCTGGAAAAGAGGCACCTGCTGGGACTTCAAGTGAGGATAAGACACCAATGAGGACAGATGCATCCAAGAAGGAAAGTGACACCACTGGTGAGCCAGAAGCAAAACCACTGAAGCAGTCATCTAAAAAGGTGGACACATTGAAGGAAAGCGACACCACTAATGAACCAGAGGCAAAAGCAAGGAAGCAGTCATCTAAAAAG GTGGATGCATCCAAGAAGGAAAGTGACACCAGTGGTGAACCAGAGGCTAAACTGCCGAAGCAATCATCTAAAAAGATGGACGCATCCAAGAAAGAAAGCAACACCACTGATGAATCGGAGGCAAAATTGCTGAAGCAGTCGTCTAAAAAAGTGGATggaagcagcaacaacaacaatgatggATCAACTTTAAAGCAATTCGAGGATAAGAAACGGCAGAGTCATGGAAAAGCAGTTTCTGAAAAGCATGTAACCAAAAGTTTAATGAAAGATGATGACAAA GAAAAGACCCATTCAACCAAGTCAGCTGCAAAATCAGCAAAAGAGGAACATCACTTAGAGGAGACCCCTGTGACTAGCACCAAGAGGAAGCGTGCTGCTGGTGATGAAAAA GCACCTGATATTAAAGAATTTGATGAAAATGTGGTTGGTTCAAAGGTTAAAGTATGGTGGCCAAAAGATCGCCA ATTTTATGAAGGTAAAATTGTATCTTTCGACTCGATTAAGAAGAAGCATAAG GTCTTATATACTGATGGCGATGAAGAAATTTTAATTCTCAAAAGGCAAAAATTTGAGTTGATTGGTGATGACTCTGAGTCAGACAAG GAAGAAGCAGCAGATCACTCAAGTCCTGAGACCTCTTCTGAAAC CAGGCCCCTGAAGAagagaatgaaaacaaattctGACAAGTCAACTAAGCAAGGAAAGGGGGATGATTCCTCAAAAAG ggGTAGTGGAGCTTCCTCCAGCAAATCCAAAAGTGCTGCAGCAAAATCTGGAGGAAAGTCAAAGGAAGTCAGTAAAACTGGTGGGAAATCCGTGGACGACTCTAAAGTTAAGAAATCAGATGATCATGGCAAAAACAAGGATCATACCCCTAAAAGTGGAAGTAAATCTGATGTTGCTTCCGAAACTGCCAGCAAATCCAAAAATGATGACTTGGTGACATCCAAGGCTAGCAAGTCCAAAGAAGATGAGACAAGCACGCCCAAACCCTCCAAGTCCAAGCAAGAAACCCCGAAGACTGGCAAGTCCAGGCATGATCCCCCAAAGGTTTCCTCCTCTAATACCAAAGGTAAAGCCTCAAAAAGTGGTGGCAAATCTAATGTCAACGGCGCTGGTAAGTTGAAATCAAGCTCATCAAAGGTGAAagaaattgatgatgaagagaCCTCAACAGATTCAGACAAAGTGCAGCAAACTGCAAAGGTGAAGATGGGAAGTTCATCCAAAGGACAGGGGAGTGAGGCGGCGAAGAGTGGAAAAAAGCGGCGAAGAACTTGA